The Erwinia sorbitola nucleotide sequence AGATCATAAAAGACACGAACAGAAAAGCGATGAGAAAAAGATTGCGTTGCGAATCCATCGTTAATGTTCTCTGTTATCGTCGGTTTTTGGCGGCACCGGATCGTCGCCACCCGGGTTCAAGGGGTGGCATTTTAATATGCGTTTCATCGTCAACCAACTACCTTTTATCACCCCAAACCTGCGTAATGCCTCAATACCGTATTGAGAACAGGTGGGCTGGAAA carries:
- the yidD gene encoding membrane protein insertion efficiency factor YidD, with product MASSLSPGSRLLIALIRVYQRVISPLLGPHCRFQPTCSQYGIEALRRFGVIKGSWLTMKRILKCHPLNPGGDDPVPPKTDDNREH